A genome region from Myxococcota bacterium includes the following:
- a CDS encoding cytochrome c oxidase subunit 3 family protein: MNTGNDQLFPLHSHFERPAQQIDAAKLGMWLFLATEVLLFGGLFVAYAVYHYLHPDLFKAAHHFLDVRLGGFNTVVLLFSSLTVVLAIHGAQQGKKQMVLWNLFLTLLCASTFLVVKYFEYKHKFHMGLLPGYYFTNAMLPNPDQAHIFFGIYFLMTGLHGVHVVIGMIVLGWLFYRTWNNEFNPQYYSPLEIGGLYWHLVDVIWIFLFPLLYLIR, from the coding sequence ATGAATACAGGTAATGACCAACTGTTTCCCCTTCACAGTCACTTCGAGCGGCCGGCTCAGCAGATTGATGCTGCCAAGCTTGGAATGTGGCTGTTTCTTGCGACCGAAGTGCTGCTTTTTGGCGGGCTGTTTGTCGCCTATGCGGTCTATCACTACTTGCATCCGGATTTGTTCAAAGCGGCGCATCACTTTTTAGATGTTCGTTTGGGCGGGTTTAATACAGTTGTGCTGCTATTTTCCAGTTTAACTGTGGTGCTCGCCATTCATGGTGCGCAGCAGGGTAAAAAGCAGATGGTGCTGTGGAACCTGTTTTTGACATTACTTTGTGCCTCCACTTTCTTGGTGGTGAAGTACTTTGAGTATAAGCATAAGTTTCACATGGGCTTATTGCCAGGGTATTATTTCACCAATGCGATGTTGCCGAATCCGGACCAGGCACACATCTTTTTTGGCATTTATTTTCTCATGACGGGCCTTCATGGGGTCCACGTTGTGATTGGGATGATTGTTTTAGGGTGGCTGTTTTACCGAACCTGGAACAATGAGTTTAACCCGCAGTATTACTCGCCCCTAGAAATTGGCGGCCTTTACTGGCATTTGGTTGACGTTATTTGGATTTTCCTTTTCCCTTTGCTTTATCTGATTCGTTGA
- a CDS encoding cytochrome C oxidase subunit IV family protein, which yields MSHIHRVRGSNPHVLHVGVYWAVFAALLCLTALTVWVAEFDFGTMSTAVALLVACTKATLVLCIFMHLWFDNKFFAVVLAGTMAFLSLFILFTVMDEGSRTLVDPQHANFLPRDQIVWKYKADHPTALPLRPGLKEAVKDDLIFEGPEHE from the coding sequence ATGAGTCACATTCACCGAGTTCGTGGATCCAATCCCCATGTTTTGCATGTTGGCGTTTATTGGGCCGTTTTTGCAGCTTTACTTTGCTTAACGGCTTTGACCGTTTGGGTAGCCGAGTTTGACTTTGGCACCATGTCGACCGCGGTGGCATTGTTGGTTGCCTGCACTAAAGCCACCTTGGTTTTGTGCATTTTCATGCATTTGTGGTTTGATAATAAGTTTTTTGCAGTTGTTTTGGCTGGTACCATGGCCTTTTTGTCTTTGTTCATCTTGTTTACGGTGATGGATGAGGGCTCTAGAACTTTGGTTGACCCGCAGCATGCCAATTTCTTACCCAGAGACCAGATTGTATGGAAATATAAGGCGGACCACCCTACCGCTCTGCCGCTCAGACCCGGGTTGAAGGAAGCGGTAAAAGATGATTTGATATTTGAAGGCCCAGAGCACGAATAA
- a CDS encoding mechanosensitive ion channel family protein, translating to MSYYVTKLNVKFVSRLILSRLPSFDKKILRAAFTPVRAGYVLGLFLFGARIVGIPENWEPWVKPSATVLAAFILSWLVFSVVDLLGEWWAEYLRQAHQYSIVGIIPLVRRTLKSTVVILAALTFLQNLGIHVTALLAGLGVGGIAVALAAQKTIGDWIGGVMLILDRPIHVGDECKFGSQQGIVEEIGVRTTKIRTSERTIIAVPNADFSQMQLENLSKRDRIRINCILGLRRDTSPDQIRYLLVELRKILYAHPKIDSVPARVRLVALGASSLDIEVRAYVLTNTDNEYLAVREDLYLRFLEKIREAGTHLALPVQESVPGMMLDQEHVKSIEQRVNTWRTKKELSLPEFSPEQREALDDMLDYPPKGSVLSTESEV from the coding sequence TTGTCTTATTACGTAACGAAACTGAATGTTAAATTCGTTTCGAGGCTTATTTTAAGCCGTCTTCCTAGCTTTGATAAAAAGATTTTACGAGCTGCCTTCACACCTGTGCGGGCAGGGTACGTGCTTGGTCTCTTCTTATTTGGCGCCCGTATCGTTGGTATTCCAGAAAACTGGGAACCTTGGGTTAAGCCTAGCGCAACTGTGCTCGCAGCGTTTATCTTAAGTTGGCTTGTTTTCAGTGTGGTCGATTTGCTGGGAGAGTGGTGGGCCGAGTATTTAAGGCAAGCGCACCAGTATAGTATTGTAGGCATTATCCCTTTGGTGCGCAGGACGCTCAAGTCTACGGTGGTCATTTTAGCTGCGCTGACTTTCCTGCAAAACTTAGGTATTCATGTTACCGCTTTATTGGCCGGTCTTGGGGTTGGTGGTATCGCCGTTGCTTTAGCCGCTCAAAAGACCATTGGCGATTGGATTGGCGGGGTGATGTTGATCTTAGACCGCCCGATTCATGTGGGCGATGAATGCAAGTTCGGCAGTCAGCAAGGGATTGTGGAAGAAATCGGGGTTAGGACCACCAAAATCAGGACATCGGAACGCACCATTATTGCCGTCCCCAATGCTGATTTTTCGCAAATGCAGCTTGAAAATCTATCTAAGCGAGACCGCATTCGTATCAACTGCATTTTGGGACTTAGGCGAGATACTTCTCCCGACCAAATTAGATACCTGCTCGTTGAACTGCGGAAGATTTTATATGCGCATCCTAAGATTGATAGTGTTCCTGCTCGCGTAAGGCTTGTGGCTTTGGGCGCATCCTCACTGGATATCGAAGTTCGTGCATATGTGCTGACCAATACGGATAACGAATATTTAGCTGTTCGAGAAGATTTGTACTTGCGATTTTTGGAAAAAATCCGCGAGGCCGGAACGCATTTGGCGCTTCCTGTTCAAGAAAGCGTGCCGGGCATGATGCTGGATCAAGAGCACGTTAAATCGATTGAGCAACGCGTGAATACCTGGCGTACTAAGAAAGAGCTGTCGTTGCCTGAATTTTCGCCCGAGCAACGTGAAGCTTTGGACGACATGCTGGACTATCCCCCTAAGGGTAGCGTGCTGAGCACGGAGTCAGAAGTCTAG
- the holA gene encoding DNA polymerase III subunit delta: protein MPKSYADWIKHLSEPSLPAILGIGGEERAFVDEALIEIKNRVLAGGMPEFNFDTVSAKSNPMTALLATAKALPIMSPLRLVIVTEADTIKADDFEIFDAYAKNPNPTTVLVFVFEQLDTRVKFQKSLDGAGRLYKFDHPRDREMLGLIKSRGLNHGLRIGDDAASLLLMEIGSNLLMLERALEKLALACEPGAVVGAALVEAQIAQTAFRDAFTLARAVVLRDKALAAKMLAELKSAQEVPLRLVGVLAWQCRVVLKTRLYLDEKVRPADIASRLSLFGDRLEMVMKAARAMDTKAQVARLVTLSELDRALKSSRVPAWLIFDRAVLEMC from the coding sequence ATGCCAAAAAGCTATGCCGACTGGATTAAGCATCTCTCAGAGCCGTCTCTCCCTGCCATTTTAGGCATTGGTGGCGAGGAACGGGCTTTCGTTGATGAAGCTTTGATTGAAATCAAAAACCGCGTGTTAGCGGGCGGTATGCCCGAGTTCAACTTCGATACGGTGTCAGCGAAATCTAACCCAATGACGGCTTTGCTCGCCACCGCCAAAGCGCTGCCGATTATGTCGCCTCTGCGTTTGGTGATTGTGACGGAAGCAGACACCATTAAAGCCGACGATTTCGAGATTTTTGATGCTTACGCGAAGAATCCGAATCCAACCACCGTGTTGGTGTTTGTTTTCGAGCAGCTGGATACGCGGGTTAAATTTCAAAAAAGCCTGGATGGTGCTGGCAGGCTTTATAAATTCGATCACCCACGCGATCGCGAAATGCTGGGATTGATTAAATCGCGCGGTTTAAATCACGGCCTAAGAATCGGCGATGACGCTGCTTCTTTGTTGCTGATGGAAATCGGCAGCAATCTGTTAATGCTTGAGCGTGCTTTGGAAAAACTAGCGCTCGCCTGCGAGCCCGGCGCGGTCGTTGGCGCGGCCTTGGTGGAAGCGCAGATTGCGCAAACGGCGTTCAGAGACGCGTTTACGTTGGCGCGCGCGGTGGTTTTGCGAGATAAGGCGCTGGCTGCAAAAATGTTGGCGGAGCTAAAAAGCGCTCAAGAAGTGCCTTTAAGATTAGTAGGCGTCCTAGCCTGGCAATGCCGCGTGGTGCTCAAAACCCGACTATATTTAGACGAAAAAGTGCGACCGGCAGATATCGCCAGCCGCCTCAGCCTCTTTGGCGATCGCCTAGAAATGGTCATGAAAGCCGCAAGGGCGATGGATACCAAAGCGCAAGTAGCCAGACTAGTGACCCTTTCAGAGCTAGACCGCGCGCTAAAATCCTCCAGAGTCCCCGCTTGGTTAATATTCGACCGGGCCGTCCTCGAAATGTGCTGA
- a CDS encoding NAD(P)/FAD-dependent oxidoreductase encodes MMQLPEDFEIDLLIELDEPDENLAIAQYISQKLGVAPEILPPFEIKRRAIDARHGKVRFLLTVGTVPTGEVVLAEPKPRAVQGAPVLIIGAGPAGLFCAYELARQGIASIIFDRGKMVQARRRDLKGLTQHGVVDSDSNYCFGEGGAGTYSDGKLYTRSHKRGDVRDVLEILVAHGAPENILTDARPHIGSNRLPKVITALREHLESLGVRFEFERRVVDICVDGELAVGVRLHDGTEVSGRSVVVATGHSARDMIDILARIGADLEAKPFAMGVRIEHPQPIINKIQYGRFADHPKLAAAPYRLAYTPEDGRGAFSFCMCPGGWIVPASTEAGELVVNGMSLSRRDSPYANSGLVVAITVEDSVRAGLSQPLGGIELQRRIERAAWNAGGGELCAPAVRATDFVKRRTSSTLPATSYEPGLKSADMEAILDSCGLPIATRLREALLAFSKKMPGYLCEEAVLVGVETRTSSPVRVLRDAVSFMSPSIRNLYPCGEGAGYAGGIVSAAMDGAIVARAIGKV; translated from the coding sequence ATGATGCAACTACCCGAAGATTTCGAAATAGATTTACTGATTGAGCTCGATGAGCCTGACGAAAATCTGGCCATCGCCCAATATATTTCTCAGAAATTAGGCGTTGCTCCAGAGATTTTGCCGCCTTTTGAAATCAAGCGAAGAGCCATCGACGCCAGACACGGCAAAGTACGATTCTTGCTTACTGTCGGCACCGTGCCCACCGGTGAAGTCGTGCTTGCTGAGCCTAAGCCACGGGCTGTACAAGGCGCGCCGGTGTTGATCATCGGCGCAGGACCGGCAGGTCTTTTTTGTGCTTATGAACTCGCACGCCAAGGCATCGCTTCGATTATTTTTGACCGTGGCAAGATGGTTCAAGCAAGGCGTAGAGATTTGAAAGGTCTCACGCAGCATGGCGTGGTGGATTCCGATAGCAATTATTGCTTTGGCGAAGGTGGCGCAGGGACTTACTCAGACGGCAAGCTCTATACACGTTCTCACAAGCGCGGTGACGTACGAGATGTCTTGGAGATTCTGGTCGCGCATGGCGCACCGGAGAATATTCTGACGGACGCTCGTCCGCATATCGGCTCCAATCGCCTGCCTAAAGTGATCACTGCCCTTCGGGAGCATCTTGAATCATTGGGCGTTCGTTTTGAGTTCGAGCGGCGGGTTGTTGATATCTGCGTTGATGGGGAATTGGCGGTTGGTGTGCGCCTGCATGATGGCACTGAAGTCTCCGGGAGATCAGTAGTCGTTGCGACCGGTCATTCAGCACGCGATATGATTGATATCTTGGCTCGCATTGGTGCGGATCTAGAAGCTAAGCCTTTCGCGATGGGCGTCAGAATTGAACACCCACAGCCGATAATTAACAAAATTCAGTATGGGCGCTTCGCAGATCACCCAAAACTTGCTGCAGCACCCTATCGCTTGGCCTATACGCCTGAAGACGGACGGGGAGCCTTCTCTTTTTGTATGTGCCCAGGGGGTTGGATTGTACCAGCGTCTACCGAAGCGGGTGAGTTGGTTGTTAATGGCATGAGCTTGTCTCGTAGAGACTCACCTTACGCCAACTCCGGCTTAGTTGTAGCAATCACCGTGGAAGATTCCGTTCGTGCGGGCCTAAGCCAGCCATTGGGAGGCATCGAGCTTCAACGACGCATTGAGCGAGCAGCCTGGAACGCCGGCGGGGGCGAGCTTTGTGCGCCTGCGGTCAGGGCTACCGATTTCGTTAAAAGACGCACTTCATCCACCCTACCCGCGACCAGTTATGAGCCGGGCCTAAAATCTGCCGATATGGAAGCGATTTTAGACAGCTGCGGCCTGCCGATTGCCACGAGACTGCGTGAAGCACTGCTCGCTTTCAGCAAGAAAATGCCAGGTTATCTTTGCGAAGAAGCGGTTTTGGTAGGCGTTGAAACCAGAACCTCAAGCCCAGTTAGAGTTTTGCGAGATGCGGTCTCTTTCATGTCTCCGAGCATTCGAAATCTTTACCCATGTGGTGAAGGAGCCGGCTATGCGGGTGGAATCGTCAGCGCTGCGATGGATGGGGCGATTGTGGCCAGAGCCATCGGAAAAGTTTAA
- a CDS encoding phosphoribosylpyrophosphate synthetase: protein MLEPETLSQAIKRFNARGYTEDFRAHAGKLKATPADKLFQPTELSVDETFRLEGDTNLEDELILFALSDPSSGLKGTYVSAYSTNMDPLDVDIMQKLSTPKA, encoded by the coding sequence ATGTTAGAACCAGAAACCCTGTCACAAGCGATAAAACGTTTCAATGCCCGAGGATATACCGAGGATTTCAGAGCCCACGCAGGTAAGCTGAAGGCAACACCCGCTGACAAGCTGTTCCAACCAACGGAACTGAGCGTTGATGAAACTTTCCGATTGGAAGGTGACACCAATCTGGAAGACGAATTGATTTTGTTTGCTTTGTCTGATCCCAGCTCCGGCCTTAAAGGGACTTACGTCAGCGCCTATAGTACCAACATGGATCCGCTTGATGTCGATATCATGCAAAAGCTGAGCACGCCCAAAGCCTAA
- a CDS encoding lipase maturation factor family protein, whose amino-acid sequence MAFETTYYLTGLLLKRSLGLVYLLAFIAVIHQYLPLLGKNGLLPIDRYIKRSNFKERPSLFFLMPQDSAILIFGWLGVALSLMVLFGLPERFGIWVSFSVWVLLWLLYLSFVNVGQIFYSFGWESMLLEAGFLAIFLDGGNVTIWLYRWFLFRVMFGAGMIKIRGDKCWRDLTCLYYHYESQPIPNPLSWYFHHLPKPVHRFGVLVNHLVELAVPFLYFMPQPIAGIAGAATILFHGWLFMSGNFAFLGFLTMILCISTFSDAQLIWLFGDSWGMLHHSEVLSTLTYGVAALVAALSIKPIRNMFSRRQIMNASFDPFHLVGTYGAFGSITRPRYELIIEGSWDGVHWQAYEFWGKPGDLKRAGIQIAPYHLRLDWLMWFAAMSSPYQHPWLFNLIGKLMHNDRALLRLFRTNPFKNRPPVQIRVQRYVYRFTTPAERASSGNYWHREFIEDFLLTSPTIPGGVQA is encoded by the coding sequence ATGGCGTTTGAAACAACTTATTACCTAACCGGTCTATTGCTTAAACGCAGCCTCGGACTTGTGTATCTTTTAGCTTTTATCGCTGTGATTCATCAATACTTGCCCCTGCTGGGAAAGAACGGTTTATTACCAATTGATAGGTATATCAAACGATCTAACTTCAAAGAACGACCCAGCCTGTTCTTCTTGATGCCACAGGACTCGGCTATTTTAATTTTTGGGTGGCTTGGCGTTGCTCTTTCATTGATGGTGTTGTTCGGACTGCCAGAGCGATTTGGCATTTGGGTGTCCTTCAGCGTTTGGGTGCTTTTATGGCTGCTTTATTTATCATTCGTTAATGTTGGGCAGATTTTCTATTCATTTGGATGGGAATCCATGCTTTTGGAAGCCGGATTTTTGGCCATCTTTTTGGATGGGGGCAATGTCACTATTTGGCTTTATCGATGGTTTTTGTTCCGGGTGATGTTCGGGGCGGGCATGATTAAGATCCGAGGGGACAAGTGTTGGCGGGATTTGACCTGCCTTTATTATCACTATGAATCGCAGCCCATTCCTAATCCACTCAGTTGGTATTTCCATCATCTGCCTAAGCCGGTGCATCGATTTGGCGTTTTAGTGAACCATCTTGTCGAGCTGGCGGTGCCCTTTCTCTATTTTATGCCGCAGCCAATTGCGGGCATTGCTGGGGCAGCAACCATCTTGTTTCATGGCTGGCTTTTTATGAGCGGCAACTTTGCTTTCTTGGGCTTTTTGACCATGATTTTGTGCATCAGCACCTTTAGTGACGCTCAGCTGATTTGGCTATTTGGGGATTCCTGGGGTATGCTGCACCATAGCGAGGTGTTAAGCACTTTGACATATGGCGTTGCGGCGCTGGTCGCAGCCTTAAGCATTAAGCCCATTCGAAATATGTTTTCTCGCCGCCAAATCATGAACGCCAGTTTTGATCCATTCCACCTTGTTGGAACTTACGGTGCTTTTGGGTCTATCACCAGGCCGCGTTATGAGCTGATTATTGAGGGAAGCTGGGATGGTGTCCATTGGCAGGCTTATGAATTCTGGGGCAAGCCGGGCGATTTAAAGCGCGCAGGCATACAAATTGCACCGTATCATTTGAGATTAGATTGGTTGATGTGGTTCGCGGCCATGTCATCGCCTTATCAACATCCATGGCTTTTTAATTTGATCGGCAAATTAATGCACAATGACCGTGCGCTTTTGCGCTTATTTCGCACCAATCCATTTAAAAACCGGCCGCCGGTCCAGATTCGGGTGCAACGATATGTGTACCGCTTCACAACGCCTGCCGAGCGCGCATCGAGTGGAAATTATTGGCATCGGGAGTTTATCGAAGACTTCTTACTGACATCCCCAACAATCCCAGGCGGAGTACAGGCATAG
- a CDS encoding DUF393 domain-containing protein — protein MKKLTIYYDGACGICRNEMAKLKARDRLNLMQLVDASRPDFNAQAEGLDPVALRRWLHLKDERGRVLVGVDAFALIWSVTGHPILSKLCQLPVSKQIAQVIYRLISRYRYLLSNDKACKWTSA, from the coding sequence ATGAAAAAACTAACAATTTATTATGATGGCGCTTGTGGAATTTGTAGAAATGAAATGGCTAAATTAAAGGCTAGAGATCGCCTGAATTTAATGCAGCTGGTGGACGCCAGCAGACCTGACTTTAATGCTCAGGCAGAAGGCCTGGACCCAGTGGCTTTGAGGCGTTGGTTGCATTTGAAAGATGAGCGAGGCCGAGTGCTGGTTGGCGTTGATGCCTTTGCCTTGATTTGGTCAGTCACTGGCCATCCGATTTTGTCTAAGCTTTGCCAGCTGCCGGTTAGCAAACAAATCGCGCAAGTGATTTACAGGCTTATCTCTAGATATCGCTATTTACTCAGCAATGATAAAGCCTGCAAATGGACAAGCGCTTGA
- the mgtE gene encoding magnesium transporter, which produces MAESVEQISGEWKTRWRELDLPGRRQHFFALPPPQAENLFEKLSKKEQMELIGELSLADWGVWIRLLRLDDAADLIQKLPAELRSDTLAHFDENARREIIGLMAYAEDAAGGLMNPRYIRIRPDMTVGEAARYLSAQAKKNVEIVYYSYVLERDQRLIGVLSFRNLLLAKEDEVISDIMHRDVVSVPEQMDREEVLRLFSKYHFIALPVVDADGHMKGIVTHDDLAKAAQQVATEDMQKVGGMEALDAPYFQVSLFDMLKKRGGWLMALFIGEMATATAMAHYEQEIAQALVLVLFIPLIISSGGNSGSQATTLIIRSLALKEIRLKDWWRVMHRELVAGLMLGILLASIGFLRVIIWQYWKPSYGEHYWLVAVTVACSLVGVVLWGTLTGSMLPFLLRKLGFDPASASAPFVATLVDVTGLIIYFSVASMILSGTLL; this is translated from the coding sequence ATGGCAGAGTCCGTCGAACAAATTTCTGGCGAATGGAAAACACGCTGGCGCGAGCTTGACCTGCCAGGCCGCCGGCAACACTTTTTCGCCCTGCCGCCGCCTCAAGCGGAAAATTTGTTCGAAAAGCTTTCTAAAAAAGAGCAGATGGAGCTAATTGGTGAGCTGTCGCTAGCCGATTGGGGAGTATGGATTCGGCTGCTACGCTTGGATGACGCTGCAGATTTGATTCAAAAGCTTCCGGCGGAATTAAGAAGTGATACGCTGGCGCATTTCGATGAGAATGCCAGGCGAGAAATTATCGGTCTGATGGCCTATGCGGAAGATGCTGCCGGTGGCTTGATGAACCCTCGTTATATTAGAATCCGGCCCGACATGACGGTAGGCGAAGCGGCCAGATATCTGAGCGCGCAAGCCAAAAAGAACGTTGAAATTGTCTACTACTCCTACGTGTTAGAGCGAGATCAACGTTTGATAGGCGTCTTATCTTTTCGAAACTTGTTGCTGGCCAAAGAAGACGAAGTGATTAGCGACATTATGCACCGGGATGTCGTTTCCGTTCCCGAACAAATGGATCGGGAAGAGGTTTTAAGACTTTTCTCTAAATACCACTTTATTGCCTTGCCCGTGGTGGATGCAGACGGCCATATGAAGGGCATTGTCACTCATGACGATTTGGCCAAAGCCGCTCAGCAAGTGGCCACCGAAGACATGCAAAAAGTCGGGGGTATGGAAGCGCTGGATGCACCGTATTTTCAAGTCTCGCTTTTTGACATGCTTAAAAAACGTGGCGGTTGGCTAATGGCACTATTCATCGGCGAGATGGCCACTGCCACAGCGATGGCGCATTACGAGCAAGAGATAGCGCAAGCGTTGGTGCTGGTGCTTTTTATCCCCCTCATTATTAGCTCTGGTGGAAACTCGGGTTCACAGGCAACGACACTCATTATCCGGTCGTTGGCGTTAAAAGAAATCCGCCTCAAGGATTGGTGGCGGGTAATGCATCGAGAACTCGTTGCAGGCTTGATGCTTGGTATATTGCTCGCCTCTATTGGTTTTTTGCGCGTGATTATTTGGCAATACTGGAAGCCAAGCTATGGCGAGCACTATTGGCTTGTGGCAGTTACTGTAGCCTGTAGCTTGGTAGGCGTGGTCCTATGGGGCACCCTAACCGGCTCCATGTTGCCATTTTTGCTGAGAAAATTAGGTTTCGATCCTGCGAGCGCGTCTGCACCATTTGTGGCGACGTTGGTCGATGTGACTGGTCTAATCATCTACTTCTCGGTGGCCAGCATGATTTTAAGCGGCACGCTTTTATAG
- a CDS encoding dicarboxylate/amino acid:cation symporter, translated as MFQLILGLSILAGAGLGYFGGDAATYIKPLGDIFLNLVLTIVVPLIFFSISAATSRAAQVGRIGKIFGTMVVVFTVGSLVAATLGLIIVQIFPPALGVHLSLPAAESVAAPHLSEQLVAMLTVSNFSELWSHKNMLALMLFAILFGVASASSRVLSSFLEAGEEVMMRMFSYVMYYAPIGFFAYFAHLVMTLGPQVAVNYGRVTIIYYLFAAAYFVVVYSAYAYLTSSALGLRIFWANIFLPASTSLATCSSAASIPANLKAAGAMGVEPEIYETTLPLGSLLHKHGSVMGGVFKIAFLFGVYQMDFSGLSIWLTAIGIAFLVGTVMGAIPSGGMLGELLIISAYGFPPEALMIIAAISIIIDPMATLLNVTGNTAATYLIGRLAR; from the coding sequence ATGTTTCAACTTATTTTAGGTCTATCGATTTTAGCAGGCGCCGGCCTCGGTTATTTTGGTGGCGACGCCGCGACTTATATTAAGCCGCTGGGAGATATCTTTCTCAATTTGGTGCTGACGATTGTGGTGCCGCTGATATTTTTTAGTATCTCCGCTGCAACTTCGCGCGCTGCGCAAGTCGGACGGATTGGCAAGATATTTGGAACGATGGTGGTGGTGTTCACGGTCGGAAGTTTGGTTGCGGCCACTCTTGGTTTAATTATCGTGCAGATTTTCCCACCAGCTTTAGGCGTGCATTTAAGCCTGCCCGCGGCTGAATCCGTTGCTGCACCACATTTGTCCGAGCAATTGGTGGCCATGCTTACGGTTTCAAATTTTTCTGAGCTTTGGTCTCATAAAAATATGCTGGCGCTCATGCTTTTTGCCATCTTATTTGGGGTGGCCTCTGCCTCCAGCAGGGTACTGTCTTCGTTTTTGGAAGCTGGTGAAGAAGTGATGATGCGGATGTTTTCTTACGTCATGTATTACGCACCCATCGGCTTTTTTGCTTATTTTGCGCATTTGGTCATGACGCTTGGGCCGCAGGTTGCGGTTAATTATGGGCGGGTGACGATTATTTATTATCTGTTTGCGGCGGCTTATTTTGTGGTGGTGTACTCGGCTTATGCCTATTTGACTTCCTCCGCGTTAGGCCTTCGAATATTTTGGGCAAATATCTTTTTGCCAGCTAGTACTTCGCTGGCTACTTGTAGCAGTGCGGCCAGCATACCAGCGAACTTGAAGGCCGCTGGTGCTATGGGTGTTGAACCTGAAATATATGAGACCACCCTGCCCTTAGGCTCGCTGCTTCATAAGCACGGCTCGGTCATGGGAGGGGTTTTTAAGATCGCATTTTTGTTTGGCGTTTATCAGATGGATTTTTCGGGGCTGAGCATCTGGCTGACGGCGATCGGTATTGCATTTTTAGTGGGCACCGTGATGGGCGCGATTCCTAGCGGCGGGATGCTTGGGGAGCTTTTGATTATCAGCGCTTATGGTTTTCCGCCTGAAGCGCTGATGATTATCGCTGCCATCAGCATCATTATTGATCCGATGGCAACTTTACTGAACGTGACTGGCAATACCGCTGCCACCTATCTAATTGGGCGATTGGCTCGCTAA
- a CDS encoding lipocalin family protein: MVLVFALGCSHAPQTSLQTVSHVDLSRYMGKWYEIARLPNRFQKGCLRSTAEYALKDGVVSVINRCDLEDGSMKEAVGIAQVVDAQTNAKLKVSFLPDWLRWTGFGWGNYWIIDLDDNYEYVVVSEPEQKYLWILSRSQTIKPQKYDEILANIKAQGFDISALIIDKR, encoded by the coding sequence ATGGTTCTCGTGTTTGCGCTTGGATGCTCCCATGCGCCCCAAACTTCGCTGCAGACAGTCTCTCACGTGGATCTGAGCCGGTACATGGGCAAATGGTATGAGATCGCTCGCCTGCCCAATCGGTTTCAAAAGGGGTGCCTGAGATCCACCGCTGAATATGCTTTAAAAGATGGCGTCGTATCCGTTATCAACCGATGTGATTTGGAAGATGGTTCGATGAAAGAAGCGGTTGGTATTGCTCAAGTGGTTGATGCGCAGACCAATGCCAAGTTGAAGGTAAGTTTTCTGCCCGATTGGCTGCGCTGGACTGGTTTTGGTTGGGGGAATTACTGGATTATTGATTTGGATGATAACTATGAATATGTTGTGGTGAGTGAGCCTGAGCAAAAGTATCTCTGGATTTTAAGTAGATCGCAGACAATTAAGCCTCAGAAATACGATGAGATCTTAGCTAACATTAAAGCACAGGGATTTGACATATCAGCCCTAATTATAGATAAGAGGTAA